In Achromobacter xylosoxidans A8, a single window of DNA contains:
- a CDS encoding polyamine aminopropyltransferase — MRDRVLILSVLIVASCGLGYELISSALASYLLGDSILQFSSVIGCYLFAMGIGSWLSKYVRDEDVLNRFIDVELLVALLGGVSAAVLFLVFAWMAAPFRAALYVGVFLIGLMVGMEIPLVMRVFNQRKTEFREIVSRVLTFDYLGALAVSLVFPLLLAPKLGLLRTSFLFGIMNASVALWTTWLFRAELHRPGEKAIRASVVIGFLGLGFIYSGNMTAWAEKGLYGDDVVHAETTQYQRLVVTRWHDDLRLYINGNLQFSSRDEHRYHEALVHPGLQALPWARNVLVLGGGDGLAVREILKYKNIERVTLVDLDPAMTGLFSRSEPLVKLNQGSLKDPRVTVINDDAGRWLETHAEVYDYIVVDFPDPSNFGLGRLYSVPVYHLMARHLAENGYMVVQSTSPYFAPRSFWSVDATLKEAGLNTWPYHTYVPSFGDWGFILASKRRDYEPPASITVPTRYLDPVTTRELFHFPADMPALAMPPNRLNEQSLVRYFDEDWRKVIR, encoded by the coding sequence ATGCGCGACCGCGTTCTCATTCTTTCGGTATTGATCGTCGCCTCCTGCGGTTTGGGCTATGAGCTCATCAGCAGCGCGCTGGCCAGCTATTTGCTGGGGGATTCGATACTGCAGTTCTCTTCCGTCATCGGCTGCTATCTGTTCGCCATGGGCATAGGCTCGTGGTTGTCAAAATATGTAAGAGACGAAGACGTTTTGAATCGCTTCATCGATGTGGAGCTGCTGGTCGCCCTGTTGGGCGGCGTCTCCGCCGCGGTGCTGTTCCTGGTCTTCGCCTGGATGGCCGCGCCCTTCCGCGCGGCCCTGTATGTAGGCGTGTTCCTCATCGGCCTGATGGTCGGCATGGAGATCCCGCTGGTGATGCGGGTGTTCAACCAGCGCAAGACCGAGTTCCGCGAAATCGTCAGCCGCGTGCTGACCTTCGACTACCTGGGCGCACTGGCCGTGTCGCTGGTGTTCCCGCTGCTGCTCGCCCCCAAGCTCGGCCTGCTGCGCACCAGCTTCCTCTTCGGCATCATGAACGCCAGCGTGGCGCTGTGGACCACCTGGCTGTTCCGCGCGGAGCTCCACCGGCCCGGCGAGAAAGCCATCCGCGCCAGCGTAGTGATCGGCTTCCTGGGGCTGGGCTTCATCTACTCCGGCAACATGACGGCCTGGGCCGAGAAGGGCCTGTACGGGGACGACGTGGTGCATGCGGAAACCACCCAATACCAGCGCCTGGTGGTCACGCGCTGGCATGACGACCTGCGCCTCTACATCAACGGCAACCTGCAGTTCTCGTCGCGCGACGAACACCGCTATCACGAAGCGCTGGTGCACCCCGGGCTGCAAGCCCTGCCCTGGGCGCGCAACGTGCTGGTGCTGGGCGGCGGCGACGGCCTGGCCGTGCGCGAAATCCTCAAATACAAGAATATCGAACGCGTGACGCTGGTGGATCTGGATCCGGCCATGACCGGCCTGTTCTCGCGTTCCGAGCCGCTGGTCAAGCTGAACCAGGGGTCGTTGAAGGATCCGCGAGTCACGGTCATCAACGACGATGCCGGCCGCTGGCTGGAAACCCATGCCGAGGTCTATGACTACATCGTGGTGGATTTTCCCGATCCGTCCAATTTCGGCCTGGGCCGCCTGTACTCGGTGCCGGTCTATCACCTGATGGCGCGCCACCTGGCCGAGAACGGCTATATGGTGGTGCAGTCCACCTCACCCTATTTCGCGCCACGCTCGTTCTGGAGCGTCGATGCCACCCTGAAGGAAGCCGGGCTGAACACCTGGCCGTACCACACCTATGTGCCGTCCTTCGGCGACTGGGGTTTCATCCTTGCCAGCAAGCGCCGCGACTACGAGCCGCCCGCCAGCATTACCGTGCCGACACGCTATCTGGATCCGGTCACGACGCGCGAACTATTCCACTTCCCCGCCGACATGCCCGCGCTGGCGATGCCGCCGAACCGCTTGAACGAGCAGTCGCTCGTGCGCTACTTCGACGAAGA